In Cryptomeria japonica chromosome 10, Sugi_1.0, whole genome shotgun sequence, a genomic segment contains:
- the LOC131057539 gene encoding F-box/kelch-repeat protein At5g15710, with the protein MGALKICRETVWSNLPEHLMERVLECLPVDCFFRFRAVCRGLNVLFSSQYFNSIARNSQPFLILCPSNTQLPLLIYSFFTRTWRTIPLSLPHNCLINFRGSSSGLLLADISANFWFGYNSPMLCVCNPLTQTCSTLPETVSVSRIMAKAILPVGNKRNEYTVMVVGMSSTGKVLVEAYNSTTKAWKVAGSIRDVVIRNESMFFCKGYLFCVTATEGIMAYNVEQGITTTMAIPNADVHNLWTRLACCKSRVVLVRTIEENYSLKGLIMWELVFHEMAKDCKWEEIERMPCSVCEKFRRSSNSNWFECVGVGDEICFRANESMEILVYDLSTSSWNWLTKFPTDLRYVSMRCLPLEIMIGTEFS; encoded by the coding sequence ATGGGTGCGCTCAAAATTTGTAGGGAAACAGTGTGGTCTAATTTGCCTGAACATTTGATGGAGAGAGTGTTGGAATGCCTTCCAGTGGACTGCTTCTTCCGTTTCAGAGCTGTTTGCAGGGGATTGAATGTTCTGTTTTCATCACAATATTTCAATTCCATAGCAAGAAATAGCCAGCCATTTCTAATTCTCTGCCCCTCCAACACCCAACTGCCCTTgctaatctattccttcttcaccCGCACTTGGCGAACCATTCCTTTATCTTTGCCCCATAATTGCCTCATCAATTTCAGAGGATCTTCTTCTGGGTTGCTCTTGGCAGACATTAGCGCCAATTTCTGGTTTGGCTATAATTCTCCAATGCTCTGTGTTTGCAATCCTCTTACCCAAACGTGCTCAACACTGCCAGAAACAGTTTCTGTGAGTAGAATTATGGCGAAGGCAATTTTACCAGTGGGGAACAAGAGGAATGAATATACAGTCATGGTGGTGGGCATGAGCAGCACTGGTAAAGTTTTAGTAGAAGCATATAATTCCACTACCAAAGCATGGAAAGTTGCAGGCAGTATTCGTGATGTGGTGATAAGAAATGAAAGCATGTTCTTCTGCAAGGGCTATCTGTTCTGTGTGACTGCCACTGAGGGCATAATGGCCTACAATGTTGAACAGGGGATCACCACAACTATGGCCATACCCAACGCAGATGTCCATAATTTGTGGACTCGGCTTGCTTGTTGTAAGTCTCGTGTGGTTCTGGTTCGGACAATCGAAGAAAATTACAGTTTGAAAGGCTTAATTATGTGGGAGTTAGTTTTTCATGAGATGGCGAAGGATTGTAAGTGGGAAGAGATTGAGAGAATGCCCTGTTCTGTCTGTGAGAAATTTAGAAGAAGCTCGAATTCAAATTGGTTTGAGTGCGTGGGAGTGGGAGATGAGATCTGTTTCAGAGCTAATGAGAGCATGGAGATACTTGTGTATGATTTGAGTACAAGCTCTTGGAATTGGTTGACCAAGTTTCCTACAGATTTGAGATATGTGAGCATGAGATGCCTTCCACTGGAAATTATGATCGGTACTGAATTCTCTTAA